TAGTCCATTCATGGGCGGCAATAATCACCCCAATCCCTAAAAGTGGTGCAAATAATATAGGGGTTTGGCTCGCAAACATTGCAATACCAACGATAATAACGAGAACAATTGCCGTCTTAATTCGTTGCCACATACTTATTGAGCCTTATAATAATGAAGAACATTTGGTCAAATTGCGCGATAAATATTTACTATAGATAATGACGTATCATAGCCAGCTGCTGACTATAATAGCGTATTGATAGTGACGCACGCTATTGAAAGTGCTCCAAATTGACAAAAGTCGTCTAATGCTCTTAACATGACCTCTAAGATATTTGCTGAGCCGTCACTATTTGTTCGCTGGTTTTGCCAAAGCGGCGTTGACGTTGAGCAAAATCCTCTAGCATTGCTGCTAGCTCATCGACGCTAAAATCTGGCCACAATGTTGGGGTAAAGAACAGCTCTGCATAGGCTGACTGCCACAATAAGAAGTTGGAGAGACGGTACTCGCCGCCAGTACGTATCAGCATGTCTACTTCTGGTGCATCTGCCAATTGCACATACTCTCCAAGTTTTTCCTTATCAATATCATCGATTGATAACTGACCTGCCTGCACTTGCTGTAATAGCTGCTTTGCTGCATGAGCGATATCCCACTGTCCACCGTAACTGATGGCGATGACCAATGTCATAGCATCAAAATCAGCCGTTTTTGCTTCAGCATCTGCCATCAATAATTGCAAATCATCACTAAGCTGACTGCGATCGCCGATAAAACGCAAACGAATACGGTACTTAACCATACGAGGCATCTGCTCATTGATGGTTAAGCTCAGCAAATGCATCAGCAATGCCACTTCAGTCGGTGGGCGCTGCCAATTCTCACTGGAAAAGGCAAAGACGGTCAAAACCTCAATACCTGTACTGACGCAATACTCAACAATAGGGTCTAGCGCATCTTTGCCAGCGATATGCCCCTGACCTTTGCCTAAATTATGGACTTTACCATAGCGGTTATTGCCGTCCATAATAACAGCGATATGGCGTGGAAGAAGGGCTGGAGCTAAATTCTCTGACATAGACATAGGCTAACTTGCTTGTTGTTTAGGTAAAATAATCATAACGCGCGCCATACTTTATAAAAACCCTAACTCATAATTTATATAAAAAGATTCATATAAAGTGCTTATAAAAAAAGGACAATATAAACAAGCTATAGAGTAAGCTTAGTTGTCTACACGGCAACAAACAGCCAATAGCACTTTGATATTGGCTGTTTGTTTTTAGCGACTTGTTATATAAAATATTGATAGCGCATCATTTTTGACAGCAGAAAAATGTACTTATACTGCCATCAAATCGGTTTCTTTTTTGCTTAAGCGGCTATCGATTGTTTCAATATATTTGTCAGTGATTTTTTGAATGTCATCACTGGCGCGGCGCTCGTCGTCTTCAGAAATCTCTTTTTCTTTTGCTAACTCTTTGATGTCATTCATCATATCACGGCGGATATTACGAATAGAAACACGGCTGTTTTCTGCTTCGCCACGTGCCAATTTTTGCATATCTTTTCGAGTTTCTTCTGTCAATGCTGGCATGGGAACACGAATCACATCAGCAGTCATTGGATTAAGACCCAAATCTGCTTCGCGGATAGCTTTATCAATCGCTTGCACCATGGTACGGTCAAATGGCTGTACCAGTAGCGTACGCGAATCTTCAACGTTAACACTCGCTACTTGATTTAAAGGCGTAGGCGAACCATAGTAGCTGACCATCACGCCTGTCAACATACCTGGATGCGCGCGACCCGTACGAACTTTACTAAAGGTGCTTTCAAGCGCTTCCAAGGTTTTTTGCATGCGCGCTTCGCCGTCTTGCTTAATTTCTTGAATCATGAGGTATCCTTATTTATCGCTACCGACAAATCATTTATTGTTTATTATAAAAACTATTCAGGTGTTTTCACAGATAAGCAGCTGTCTTACTTCTGCCTATCTTTTATCATATTTTTGGGTACGATATTAATGATAGACGCGTGTGCCTTCATTCTCGCCCATCACAACATTTAATAAAGCATTAGGCTTATTCATATCAAAGACTTGTAATGGCACATCGTGCTCACGACATAATGCGATGGCAGTCAAGTCCATAACTCCAAGCTTTTGCTCTAACACCTCATCAAAGGTCAGACCATCATATTTTACTGCATCGCTATGTAGGCTTGGGTCTTTATCATAAACACCATCTACTTTGGTCGCTTTTAGAATCAAGCCTGCTTCGATTTCAATACCACGTAAGCAAGCAGCCGTATCAGTAGTAAAGAAAGGGTTGCCCGTACCCGCGACAAAGATACATACTTCGCCATTTTTAAGATAACGAATCGCATTACGGCTGCTATAACTTTCAGTGACTTCACCAATCGGCAGGGCTGACATTAGGCGCGTTTTGATATTGCGGCGCTCAAGAGCATCACGCATTGCAAGGCCATTCATGACGGTTGCAAGCATGCCCATTTGATCGCCAGTGACGCGGCCGACCAAACCCTCTTTTTGTAATTGAGCGCCGCGATATAAGTTACCACCACCGACCACGATACCCACTTGGACACCAAGCCCGCGCAAATGGGCGATAGATAAGCTCATCTTATCGAGCACTTCGGTATCAATACCCATATCTTTCGTACCCGCTAAGGCTTCACCAGAAAGTTTTAGCAAGATACGAGAATAACGCGGGTTTTTGTCAGACATGAGGTCACCTTGTCAGTATTGAATTATAATTAAAGTTATCGGTAATATACAAATAGAGTTTACTTTGAGACTTGACGGCATTGCCCAACTTAAGGATAAGCAGGTACAAAGGTCAAATTGCGCTAATTGTAGCAAAAACTGCCCACGATTGGGCAATTTTCATGCGCCTATTACAGTGACTGCTTAGCCTTTGTAACTGGCAAACAAATCATATTCACTAGCATCGTCGATAGTAACCGTTAAGAACTGCCCAACTTTGACATGAGCGTCAATATCATCGACGTAGACGTGACCGTCAATCTCTGGTGCGTCAGCATAACTACGGCAGATCGCAACACCTTCTTCTCTATCAATTTCGTCGACCAATACCATCAAGGTTTTGCCAATTTTCTCTTGCAGTTTTTGGGCTGAAATATCTTGCTGTAACGTCATCAAACGCTCGTAACGTTCTTGCTTGACGTCTTCTGGCACATGATTTGGCAAGTCATTGGCAACCGCACCTTCAACTTCTGAATAGGTAAAGGCACCAACGCGATCTAGACGGGCTTCTACTAACCAATCAAGCAAGCATTGGAAATCTTCTTCTGTCTCGCCAGGGAAGCCAACAACGAAGGTTGAGCGAATAACGATATCAGGACAAATCTCACGCCATGCATGGATACGCGCCAAGGTATTTTCGCTATGAGCAGGACGCTTCATTGCTTTTAAAATGCGATGGCTGGCATGTTGGAATGGAATATCAAGATAAGGCAATAATTTCTTCTCACCCATTAATTCTACGACTTTATCTACATGCGGATACGGATACACATAGTGTAGACGCACCCAAATACCCAAATCGTTTAACGCTTGGCATAAGTCATAAAATTTAGACTTCAGCGGCATACCATTCCAAAAGCTTGTCTTATACTTTAAGTCCAGACCATAAGCAGAAGTATCTTGTGAGATAATCAATAACTCTTTCACGCCAGCCTTTTTCAGCGCCAGCGCTTCATTCATCACACTGTCAATCGGACGTGAAACCAAGTCTCCACGTAAGCTTGGAATAATGCAAAAAGTACAACGGTGGTTGCAACCTTCTGATATTTTTAGATAAGCATAATGACTAGGCGTTAATTTGATACCTGCCTCATTAATCAAATCTATTTTTGGGTCATAACTGGCATCCAAACCACAGTCAGGCTTTGGTACATGCAACGCGACTGCTCTAATGACGTCATCATAAGCATGAGCGCCCGTCACTGCTAGTACAGCAGGATGCATTTCACGGATTTTATCTGCCTCTTTACCCAAGCAGCCTGTCACAATCACCTTACCGTTTTTGCTGATAGCTTCACCGATTGCATCGAGCGACTCTTGTACCGCTGACTCGATAAAGCCGCACGTATTGACCACTACCAAGTCGGCGCCTTCATAATCACTGGCTACTTGATAGCCATCACGGCTAAGCTCTGTGATAATGCGCTCACTATCGACCAAGGCTTTTGGACAACCTAGAGACACAAATCCAATCTTTGGCGCGGCATTGACAGGGGCATTGGTCGTTGCTGTTGTCGTTTTAGCTGAAGCCGCTGAAACTACCTCGCTGCTTTGTTCGACACTACGATTTTGATTATGATTGGCTTTATGATGGTAAGGTTGAACACTGTCCGTCGAGCTTTGCGCAGGCATTGCTGTCGGCTTAGCAGGATTAAAGAGAGTGGCAGTGTCTTTTGGTATAGAAGCTGGCTGTGAAGGGGCTATAGTCGTATTAACGGACTCGGTAGAAATATTGGGCATGGCTAACCTTGCTAGAGATAAATTGGCTGTGCGCATTGTACGTTTTTTTTACAAAAATCGCCAGTTTTGCCGCTCTATAGTGTTGATTTATGGTTAAATATTATATCGAGCCTCTATTTATCTAGGTATTACTCATGACCGCTGATTTTATAAGCGCAAAACCAACGCCTGACTTAACCTTTATATCGCAGCATTTGTTCACGGCTATCTTGTGGGTCAATGATGAATTGTCTATTACTTGGCTAAATGCCCAAGCTGAGCAGCTACTGGCGATCAGTAGTGGACGATTGCTTAATCAGTCGGTATTGATGCTGCTTGCGCCCGAAGAGTTGAAAACCAAACGCAGCACACTTATTGACAGTTCAAAAGACAAAACCTGCTCTTTGACTGAACGTTTTTTTCAAGCGAAGCAGTACCAACAACCTTTTATTGACCATGACCATCTGATAAACAGCCCATTAAATGGCAACTTATCACTCTCGATTGACTATAGCGTCACCCCTGTTATCTATCAGCAGCAAAATTACTTTATTATAGAGATATGGGGCAAAGACCGCCAAAGTCGCATCTCAGAAGAACAGCGCCAACAGCAGCAGTACAATGTTGCGCGTCATATGCTGCGCTCGGTTGCCCATGAAATCAAAAATCCGTTGGCTGGTATTCGCGGTGCCGCGCAATTATTGCAGCGTCAATTTATCAAATTTAGTGAGCGCTCTTTTAATACTCACACTACTGATACTGACTACCCTAGCCTTATATCGAGCCCGACTTTAAACTCTGATAACCATCTACAGAAAACCGCTGACAAATTACGCAGCTATACCGACATCATTATCTCAGAGACAGATCGTCTAACTCAGCTGATTGGGCAGTTTCTTGGTTCTAATCAATTACCACATTGGCAAATGCTCAATGTTCATGAGCCAATAGAGCATGTTTTGGCATTGATCATCCATCAATATCCGCAAGTTTTATTACAGCGTGACTATGACTTATCGTTACCTGAACTCTGTGCTGATAAAGACCAGCTGATACAAGTCTTCTTAAACTTAATTAATAATGCTTGCGAATCCATGACGGAATTTGCACAAACACTGCAGCAAAGCGTGCCAGCCGTATCCAGTCAATTAACATCAGATAGTCCACTTAATAATCTTGATTTTGACGATGGCTATCAACCCAAACTCCATATTCAAACACGTGTTGCCTTTCAACATACGATTGCCGGGCAGCAACATAAACAAGTACTGCAAGTTGCTATCACCGATAATGGTTCTGGCATTCATCCTGATATCATTGGGCAGATATTCTTCCCTATGGTGACCAGTCGCGCGCTAGGAACTGGGCTTGGTTTATCCATTGTGCAAGATATTATCAGCCGTCATCATGGTATGATTGATGTCAGCTCTACTCAATCGCAGGGCGCCAGTACAAATACTAATGTCGATAATAAAAATAGCCATTATAGTCAAACCCGTTTTACCCTTTATTTGCCTTTTCATCAGCCAATTGCTGAAAATTAATGCCTTCACCTCAATTCTTCTCACTGCTTATTAGGCTAAATACATGACCCAGTATAATGACACCCAATCTCTTACAAGCAATGAGCGAACGCCAATGGTCACGGTCAATAACAGTCCTGATAATGAGCCTGCCACTTTGTGGCTCATTGATGATGATGCGGCGCTGCGTATGGTACTTGCAGATACTTTTGAAGACGCTGGATTGACGGTTATCAGCTTTACCCAAGCACAAGCAGCATGGACACGCCTCAATGATATTCTAGAATCGTCAGAGTCAATCGCCTTGTTACCTGATGTGATATTGACCGATATTCGTATGCCGATGATGGATGGTCTGTCGTTTAGTGACTGGGTACACAAGCACTTTCCTAAGCTTCCGATTGTCATTATGACAGCGCATTCAGACCTTACTTCTGCCATTAGCAGCTATCAGACTGGTGCATTTGAATATCTGCCCAAGCCGTTTGATTTAGATGATGCGGTCGCAACGATTTATAAAGCCATTAATTATCAGCCGAATCTAGTCATATCAAACCATTCGATCGAGTCTAATACGAATGTAAGTACCGATACCAAAGAACAGCCTGTGAACAAACCAAATGCAGCCAAATCAGCTAGAAAAACCCCTAAAGCTGCTGAAAGTAAAACTCATGAAAAACCCAAACCCCAAACCAATAACAATCCAAGCGGCATCATTGGTCAATCACAAGCCATGCAAACGGTATTTCGTGCCATTGGTAGACTTGCGCACTCACCGATTACCGTTTTAATCACTGGTGAATCAGGTACAGGTAAAGAGTTGGTCGCTAGCGCTTTACATCAGCACTCACCGCGACACAATAAAACCTTTATTGCACTAAATATGGCAGCAATTCCCCATGATTTGATTGAGTCTGAATTGTTTGGTCATGAAAAAGGCGCATTCACTGGCGCCACAACTTCACGCCAAGGTCGTTTTGAGCAAGCAGATGGCGGCACGTTATTTTTAGATGAAATCGGTGACATGCCTTTTAGTACCCAAACGCGGCTGCTACGAGTGCTGGCAAATGGCGAATTTTTTCGCGTGGGTGGTCAGCAGCCCGTCAAAGTAGATGTACGCATTATTGCCGCTACCCATCAAAACTTGGAAGAATTGGTCAAACAGGGTAAATTCCGTGAGGATCTATTTTATCGCCTGAATGTCATTCGCCTGCCATTGCCGCCCTTACGGACTCGCCGCGAGGACGTACCAGCATTAACCACTTATTTTATGCAGCGCGCTGCTGAGCAGATGAATACGGCACCAAAACAGTTACATCCGGCAGCAATGCAAATGATGCAGTCTTTTGAATGGCGCGGTAATGTCCGTCAACTTGAGAATGTCTGTCTCTGGCTGACAGTAATGGCGACTGGCGACACCGTTATGATCGATGACTTGCCTCCAGAGTTGCTCGAAAACATCTCCTCTACTCTAAACAATCAACAGCAGCATGTATCCTCACAAGACGCTATTGAAAATAATCATCTACAAAGTCAGGATACTTTTGGCACCCAAAGCTGGCAACAAGCTTTAGGTATTTGGGCGAAGCAGTCACTACAAACTGGCGCAACCGATATTTTACAGACAGCAACACCTGAGTTTGAACGGGTCTTGCTAACCGCAGCGCTCCATCATAGCGGCGGCAAAAAGATAGCTGCTGCCAATTTACTTGGCTGGGGACGCAATACGCTGACACGTAAATTACAACAGCTGAACCTCTCATCATATCAAGAGTAATATTAGTGTGAATAAAGTGATAAAAAATATGAATTAAAAAATCAATAATATCAATTATTTATGATATTCAGCAAAAAAAATGGCTAAATAATTAAAAATAAGTGCAAATAGGGCTTGCCAAACTATTCAAACTCTATATAATAGCCAACCACTGAGACGCACTACCGAATCAGTTATTTATCTCGATGGGGTTTGAATATCAACACCAAAGATGATAAGGTAACGAAAATGGGGCTGTGGCGGAATTGGTAGACGCACCAGATTTAGGTTCTGGCGCCGCAAGGTGTGAGAGTTCGAGTCTCTCCAGCCCCACCATTTTCGGATAGTACATCTTAGACCAAATATTAAAGCCTGCTTTTTAGCAGGTTTTTTTGTGTCTGGGATTTACTGGATTTATCCTTTCAACCTTAGTTGTTGGGCTCAGTTACCTTGCCATTCCATACTTTCTAAATCTAAAAGCATCTCACCCATACTCTGATACCTTTTCTCTATCTGCTTCGCCAATGCCTTATCAACAACGTCCTGATAGCGACTATATTCTAATGGCAAGGTCGGAACAGACTTTTGGCAATGTTGTGTCGCCCAATCAATCATTGAATCACTACTTCGAACATCAACGGCAAATGGTCGCTCGCCGACTAATATCTCATACAACATAATCCCAAAAGCGTATATATCGCTTTGAACCGTTGAGCCATACCCTTGCCAACGCTCAGGAGCAAGATAGGCAGGCGTGCCAGCAATATTTGCCACACTTGGCTGATAAAGAGTGCTCGTTAAAGTAAAATCCGTCAATAATAAATCAAAGGTGATACGGCTATTATCCGCATTATTTGGCAAAAAACCTTCTAGCAAAATATTACTGGGCTTAATATCATTATGTAGCCAGCCGATATTATGTAAGCGGTAAATAAGATTAGCAGATTGTAGGATAAATTGATTCTTTTGTGCCTGTGTTAATAAGAAATGCTTTTGAGCACTCAGCTGATTTGCCAAGCTGCCATTTGGATAATAAGGCATGACCAGGATAGTCAGCTGCTGCAGCTGCGTTAATATTTCCGAAGTAATATTTTCATAAAACAATAGTGGTGGTACGATAGCGGAAAGGCTATTTTGAAGCTTGTTTTGATTA
The window above is part of the Psychrobacter cryohalolentis K5 genome. Proteins encoded here:
- a CDS encoding two-component system sensor histidine kinase NtrB, with the protein product MTADFISAKPTPDLTFISQHLFTAILWVNDELSITWLNAQAEQLLAISSGRLLNQSVLMLLAPEELKTKRSTLIDSSKDKTCSLTERFFQAKQYQQPFIDHDHLINSPLNGNLSLSIDYSVTPVIYQQQNYFIIEIWGKDRQSRISEEQRQQQQYNVARHMLRSVAHEIKNPLAGIRGAAQLLQRQFIKFSERSFNTHTTDTDYPSLISSPTLNSDNHLQKTADKLRSYTDIIISETDRLTQLIGQFLGSNQLPHWQMLNVHEPIEHVLALIIHQYPQVLLQRDYDLSLPELCADKDQLIQVFLNLINNACESMTEFAQTLQQSVPAVSSQLTSDSPLNNLDFDDGYQPKLHIQTRVAFQHTIAGQQHKQVLQVAITDNGSGIHPDIIGQIFFPMVTSRALGTGLGLSIVQDIISRHHGMIDVSSTQSQGASTNTNVDNKNSHYSQTRFTLYLPFHQPIAEN
- a CDS encoding serine/threonine-protein kinase; translated protein: MKNSASIPCVLQADAKQALRVQAQQILPALTAFFFSLNYSEISHQRLSQQHNGSDLDYQGLTRAQHSQFGNVMIKWQLYANANQDLSDLTYEADVLTSINNLSNNQNKLQNSLSAIVPPLLFYENITSEILTQLQQLTILVMPYYPNGSLANQLSAQKHFLLTQAQKNQFILQSANLIYRLHNIGWLHNDIKPSNILLEGFLPNNADNSRITFDLLLTDFTLTSTLYQPSVANIAGTPAYLAPERWQGYGSTVQSDIYAFGIMLYEILVGERPFAVDVRSSDSMIDWATQHCQKSVPTLPLEYSRYQDVVDKALAKQIEKRYQSMGEMLLDLESMEWQGN
- the uppS gene encoding polyprenyl diphosphate synthase; its protein translation is MSMSENLAPALLPRHIAVIMDGNNRYGKVHNLGKGQGHIAGKDALDPIVEYCVSTGIEVLTVFAFSSENWQRPPTEVALLMHLLSLTINEQMPRMVKYRIRLRFIGDRSQLSDDLQLLMADAEAKTADFDAMTLVIAISYGGQWDIAHAAKQLLQQVQAGQLSIDDIDKEKLGEYVQLADAPEVDMLIRTGGEYRLSNFLLWQSAYAELFFTPTLWPDFSVDELAAMLEDFAQRQRRFGKTSEQIVTAQQIS
- a CDS encoding sigma 54-interacting transcriptional regulator; the encoded protein is MTQYNDTQSLTSNERTPMVTVNNSPDNEPATLWLIDDDAALRMVLADTFEDAGLTVISFTQAQAAWTRLNDILESSESIALLPDVILTDIRMPMMDGLSFSDWVHKHFPKLPIVIMTAHSDLTSAISSYQTGAFEYLPKPFDLDDAVATIYKAINYQPNLVISNHSIESNTNVSTDTKEQPVNKPNAAKSARKTPKAAESKTHEKPKPQTNNNPSGIIGQSQAMQTVFRAIGRLAHSPITVLITGESGTGKELVASALHQHSPRHNKTFIALNMAAIPHDLIESELFGHEKGAFTGATTSRQGRFEQADGGTLFLDEIGDMPFSTQTRLLRVLANGEFFRVGGQQPVKVDVRIIAATHQNLEELVKQGKFREDLFYRLNVIRLPLPPLRTRREDVPALTTYFMQRAAEQMNTAPKQLHPAAMQMMQSFEWRGNVRQLENVCLWLTVMATGDTVMIDDLPPELLENISSTLNNQQQHVSSQDAIENNHLQSQDTFGTQSWQQALGIWAKQSLQTGATDILQTATPEFERVLLTAALHHSGGKKIAAANLLGWGRNTLTRKLQQLNLSSYQE
- the rimO gene encoding 30S ribosomal protein S12 methylthiotransferase RimO, encoding MPNISTESVNTTIAPSQPASIPKDTATLFNPAKPTAMPAQSSTDSVQPYHHKANHNQNRSVEQSSEVVSAASAKTTTATTNAPVNAAPKIGFVSLGCPKALVDSERIITELSRDGYQVASDYEGADLVVVNTCGFIESAVQESLDAIGEAISKNGKVIVTGCLGKEADKIREMHPAVLAVTGAHAYDDVIRAVALHVPKPDCGLDASYDPKIDLINEAGIKLTPSHYAYLKISEGCNHRCTFCIIPSLRGDLVSRPIDSVMNEALALKKAGVKELLIISQDTSAYGLDLKYKTSFWNGMPLKSKFYDLCQALNDLGIWVRLHYVYPYPHVDKVVELMGEKKLLPYLDIPFQHASHRILKAMKRPAHSENTLARIHAWREICPDIVIRSTFVVGFPGETEEDFQCLLDWLVEARLDRVGAFTYSEVEGAVANDLPNHVPEDVKQERYERLMTLQQDISAQKLQEKIGKTLMVLVDEIDREEGVAICRSYADAPEIDGHVYVDDIDAHVKVGQFLTVTIDDASEYDLFASYKG
- the frr gene encoding ribosome recycling factor; this translates as MIQEIKQDGEARMQKTLEALESTFSKVRTGRAHPGMLTGVMVSYYGSPTPLNQVASVNVEDSRTLLVQPFDRTMVQAIDKAIREADLGLNPMTADVIRVPMPALTEETRKDMQKLARGEAENSRVSIRNIRRDMMNDIKELAKEKEISEDDERRASDDIQKITDKYIETIDSRLSKKETDLMAV
- the pyrH gene encoding UMP kinase gives rise to the protein MSDKNPRYSRILLKLSGEALAGTKDMGIDTEVLDKMSLSIAHLRGLGVQVGIVVGGGNLYRGAQLQKEGLVGRVTGDQMGMLATVMNGLAMRDALERRNIKTRLMSALPIGEVTESYSSRNAIRYLKNGEVCIFVAGTGNPFFTTDTAACLRGIEIEAGLILKATKVDGVYDKDPSLHSDAVKYDGLTFDEVLEQKLGVMDLTAIALCREHDVPLQVFDMNKPNALLNVVMGENEGTRVYH